The genomic interval GTCCCATGCCGAACCCGGCAGTTAAGCCCTCCAGCGCCGATGGTACTGCGATTCGCTTCGTGGGAGAGTAGGTCGCTGCCAAGAGTCTTTTCTATTTTTCTACATCCAGCCCCGATCATCCTTCGATGGTCGGGGCTGGATGCGTTATGTGGGTATTTATTTCTCTTTTTTGTTGTTTTTTCTATAAGTACTTGAGTGATTCCTTATTTACTCCGAGATATATAATGAGGAGAGACTTGATGTAGACGTGAATGAGACTAGGGAGAACTGATGTTGTTTGAAGACTGATGTTATTTTTAGTAACCATTCTGGGTTAAAAACCGTATTTAGGGCCATGCTTCTGATCTTGTGCGTTTTGTCGTCTCCTTTTTTTGCGGTCCCCTGGGCGTATAGTCCAGGGGAAGATTATTACCCTCGATAGGGTTAGGAGGTTGAGTCATGCATATAGACGGTTCCAAAATGGCGGATTTCACCTGTTACAAGTGGACACCTGTTACTCATAACCGGAATAACGTTCTGCTTCCCGATGTGGATCGGGTTGAGATCTCCGAGCTGGGATCGGGGCTCAGCGACGTTCAATCGAGAGTTGAGGGGCGGGATTGGTCCGAGGCTGTGAAGGGGCTTAGGGACAACGATACCGTGGCTTTGATCGCCATGTCCGTTCAGGATGTTGGCGACACCATGGAAAGGATGAGGTCGATCTCGAAGTTGGCCGAGGATAGTTCTATCTCCAAGGAGGACAGGTTGACCCTTCAGGCTGAGATGTCCTCGCTTCAGGCGGACCTTTTCAGAAGGATCTATAGAATGGGGCTCAAGGAATGTGGCCTTTTATCCGAGAAGAGGATAGAGGAGTATCTGGCGGAGATAGATAGATACGAGGCCTCCTGTATGGCGGTTATAGATAGAGAAAGAGGTCGGATCGCCGACGGCACTGATGCCGGTCCTTTTACGGATAACGGAGACGGGACCTTCTCGGCGGATTTTTTAGGTAGCTGTCCATGTTATCTAGCTGGGCTATCCTACGACGACACCGATTATGGGGTCAAGGTGACCGGTGATCTGGAAAGCCTGACCTGTCTTTACGATGAGTGCGACGAAAAGCTGTCCTTCGAGGACTTTACGGATCAATCCAAGCTCTCGGTGATGAGCGCCGAAGACGCGGCTTGGACCACCGATTCTCTGGATAAGAGGATGGACGAGCTTCTCAAGAAGGTGGAGTCCATTTCATCTTTATACGAGCAATTAAAGGAGCGAGAGGCTCAGGATCCCGTCACTCCGGATTCGGAGGTTCCTGTTCTGGTTGGCGAGGAAAAAAAACTTATGCTCAACCATGAAACTCCAACGACCTCTCTTTTTATTTCGGATATCAGGATAATAAAACCCAAAAACCCTTCCCAGATGGTCTTCAAGATCGCCGATGCCTTTTTGAAGGACGAGCTGTTTGAGAAACTCGGGTTTAGCGATCTTATTCTGAATCGTAATCCCAAGAATCCCGACGAGATTTTTCCCGTTATGTTGATCTGATTTCCCTCTGACGGCTACCTCTTTGTAACGAAGACGTTACGTGGTATAGTTTTCTCGTTCCGATCTTTCGAGAACAAATACCTTAGGAGGTGCAACGTCCATGTCCAGATGTTCCAGGTTCCTGGCGACGATGCTCGTCGCCCTTTTCTCCTTCGTTTTCATAGCTGGAGCCATGGCGGAAGACCGCTCTCTGGTGGTCTATTCCAGCGTAGACGAGGAGAACGCCACCAACATTCTGAAGGCCTTCACCGAGGATACGGGGATAAAGGTCAATATGGTTTTTCTATCCTCCGGTCCGGCTCTCAGCCGCATCGAGGCGGAGAAGGCCAATCCTCAGGCGGACGTGTGGTTCGGGGCTCCCAACGAGAACCACATAGTTGCCAAGACCAGAGGTCTCACCCGTCCCTATGTGTCTTCCGAGGCAGAAATCTTGGCCGATAATTTCAAGGATTCGGAGGGCTACTGGTACGCTTTCTACATGAATCCTCTGGGATTCGGCGTATTGGACGAGGAGCTGAAGGATCAGGGAATATCCGTTCCCGAATCCTGGGCCGACCTCACCAAGGCCGAGTACAAAGGGATGATCCAGATGCCCTCTCCTCAGTCTTCCGGGACGGCCTACGCCATGGTACAGACCCTCATGACCGTTTTCGGAGAGGACGGGGCTTTCGACTACATGAAGAAGCTCAATCCCAACATCCAGACATATACCCAGAGCGGAACCGGCCCCAGCAAGAACCTGGCCATAGGCGAGACTGACATCGCCATACAGTTTACCCCGGCCTTCCTCAAGCTGGTCGACCAGGGATATCCGTCCAAGGTGATATTCCCCGCCGAGGGAGTCGGCTACGAGGCCGCCGCCCTTTCCATAGTGAAGGGAGCCAAGAACCTGGACGAGGCCGAGGCTCTGGTGGACTGGATAATTTCCAAGAAGGGGCAGAGTTCCCTCAGTGCCGCCAAGACCTACTTCTTCCCGGTCCGTTCCGACGTATCGGCCGGCGAGGGAGTTCCGGCCCTTTCGGAGATCACCCTTATCGATTACGACAGGGAAAAGGCCGCCAAGGACAAAAAGCGCATAGTGGAACGCTGGGTCACAGAGGTGCTGGGACAGTAGTTTTCCCCGAGTCCTCTTTCGTATAGTTCGCCCGGGGAGATCTCCCCGGGCTTTTGATTTGGAGGGAAGTGTTATCTTGCGACGAGGTATGAGAGAGCTTCGTCTGCTCTGGAGGGACCCTGTGGTCGCCCTTTTGGTGCTAGCCGTCGGGGTCGCCCTGGCTTTATTCGTCATATACCCTCTGGGGATGGTGTTGTTGAAGAGTTTTCAGGGAGACGGAGGCGGTTTTTCCCTGGAAAACTACCTTCGTTTCGGCCAGTTCTCCTATCTCAGAAACGCCCTTATGAACAGCCTTCATGTGGGGGCTCTTACCGGCATCATAGGGGTTGCCGTAGGTTATGTGGCCGCTTTGACGATGGTGAGGACCAATATACGTTGGAAGAAGATCTTGCATTTGATATTCATACTTCCGATAATAGCGCCTCCTTTCACCAGCGCTCTGTCGGTGCTGATGCTTTTCGGCTCCAACGGCCTCATCACGAGGGGGCTGCTTGGGATAAGGCACTATTCCATCTACGGTTTCAAGGGAGTGCTGATATCGCAGGTGTTCACCTTCGCTCCCGTGGCCTATCTGACCCTCCGGGGCGTCCTGGAGTCTCTGAACCCCACCTTGGAGGACGCAGCCATGAACGTGGGGGCGTCCCGCTGGCAGACTTTCCTCAGGGTCACTCTGCCTCTGAGCCTGCCTGGCATAGCCAGCGCCTTTCTAGTGGTGTTCATAGAGTCTCTGGCGGATTTCGGAAATCCTCTGGTGTTGGCGGGCAGCCGCTTTCCCATGCTGGCCACCCAGGCATATCTGGAGATAACCGGTTCATTCAACCTGCCCCTGGGGGCGGCTCTTGCGGTGGTGTTGCTGCTTCCGTCGGTGACGGCTTTCCTGATACAGCGTTATTTCCTGAGAAAAAGACAGTACACCACCGTTACGGGAAAACCGGTGGATTCCACGTCCAAACTCATAGGCCCAGGGGCAGGAGCCTTTCTCAGAGGTCTTCTGGGGTTGTTCGCCCTTTCGGTGGCGCTCTTCTACGGGGTCATAGCAGTAGGGGCCTTCACCAAGGTGTGGGGATACGATTTCACCCCGACCTTGGCCCATCTGACCTACGCTTTCCAGGTGGGAGGGGATACCATAAAGGACACCTTGATCGTGGCCCTGCTGTCCACGCCGATATCGGGGATATTGGGTATGCTGATAGCCTTCATGGTGGTCCGGCTGTCCTTTCCGGGCAAGGGGACTCTGGAGTTCGGCTCCATATTGAACTTCGCCGTTCCCGGTACCGTGGTGGGAATAGGCTATATACTGGCTTTCAACAGGCCTCCTATGGTGCTGATAGGGACCTTGAGCATTCTGGTGCTGAACTTCGTGTTTCGCTATATTCCGGTGGGGATTCAGTCCGGCGTGGCGGTGCTTCGGCAGATAGATCCGTCCATAGAGGAGGCTTCCAGAAACCTGGGGGCCGACGGTCTGACGACTTTCCGCAAGGTGACCCTGCCCCTCATAGCCC from Dethiosulfovibrio faecalis carries:
- a CDS encoding ABC transporter permease, producing the protein MRRGMRELRLLWRDPVVALLVLAVGVALALFVIYPLGMVLLKSFQGDGGGFSLENYLRFGQFSYLRNALMNSLHVGALTGIIGVAVGYVAALTMVRTNIRWKKILHLIFILPIIAPPFTSALSVLMLFGSNGLITRGLLGIRHYSIYGFKGVLISQVFTFAPVAYLTLRGVLESLNPTLEDAAMNVGASRWQTFLRVTLPLSLPGIASAFLVVFIESLADFGNPLVLAGSRFPMLATQAYLEITGSFNLPLGAALAVVLLLPSVTAFLIQRYFLRKRQYTTVTGKPVDSTSKLIGPGAGAFLRGLLGLFALSVALFYGVIAVGAFTKVWGYDFTPTLAHLTYAFQVGGDTIKDTLIVALLSTPISGILGMLIAFMVVRLSFPGKGTLEFGSILNFAVPGTVVGIGYILAFNRPPMVLIGTLSILVLNFVFRYIPVGIQSGVAVLRQIDPSIEEASRNLGADGLTTFRKVTLPLIAPAFFSGLVFAFVRAMTAISAAIFLVSANWNLLTVQILSQVGSGRLGVAAAFSVILVCIVLIAVAVIGRLVPGRTGGASAIQVREG
- a CDS encoding ABC transporter substrate-binding protein, which produces MSRCSRFLATMLVALFSFVFIAGAMAEDRSLVVYSSVDEENATNILKAFTEDTGIKVNMVFLSSGPALSRIEAEKANPQADVWFGAPNENHIVAKTRGLTRPYVSSEAEILADNFKDSEGYWYAFYMNPLGFGVLDEELKDQGISVPESWADLTKAEYKGMIQMPSPQSSGTAYAMVQTLMTVFGEDGAFDYMKKLNPNIQTYTQSGTGPSKNLAIGETDIAIQFTPAFLKLVDQGYPSKVIFPAEGVGYEAAALSIVKGAKNLDEAEALVDWIISKKGQSSLSAAKTYFFPVRSDVSAGEGVPALSEITLIDYDREKAAKDKKRIVERWVTEVLGQ